The window ACGCAGGTCATCAACGAAATCACGGATATACTGCTCACGTACAATACGGCGCTCAGAAAGCTGTTTCGCAATCTGCTTGTAGGTATCCGGTTGCTGGTAGCGGAAAGCGTAGTCTTCAATTTCCCACTTCAACTGACCGATACCTAACCGGTTGGCCAGCGGTGCGTAGATATTGGCACACTCTTTTGCGGCAGTGCGGCGCACTTCATCCGGCTGGTCTTTCACTTCCCGCAGGTTGCAGATACGTTCAGCCAGCTTGATGACCACGCAGCGGAAGTCATCCACCATGGCCAGCAACATGCGGCGTACGTTGTCGACCTGAGCCGAAGCCTCACTGCCTTGCATGGTGATATTGAGCTGGCCAATCGCCGCCATTTCTTCCACGCCGTGAATCAGCTTGACGATCTCTTTGCCGGCATGCTCTTCCAGTTTCTTCGCGATCCAGTAAGCCGCTGGTCGCGATAGGGAATAACAGAGCCGCTATCAGCGTAGGTCTGTCCATTGACAGCGTGCTCAGTATTTCAATCATTTCGCGACCACGCCACAGCAGCAGATGCCCGCGCGGATTACCCACCAGCAAGTGTTCGCACTGGCGATACACTTCGGTCAGTCTGGCCGCCGTTTTGGGCTCTTGTTGTAAACTAGAAATCCATTTTTCTAGCTCAAACTGTTCGTCTGGGTTTAAGTGTGCGCTACGTACCGCAACCATGAGATTATCCTAATAGTTATATTTTGTGGTCGGGTGTTCTGCCGCTATCGCGAGAACACCACTTACCGATTTTTTACAAACAGAGCCATGGATTCGAGGTGACTGGTATGCGGAAACATATCCAGCATACCCAGTTTTACCAACTGGTATCCCTGACTCAGCAAGCTTTGACTGTCACGAGCAAGCGTAGCAGGATTACACGAGACGTAAACCACACGCTGGGCGCCAAGTCGGGCCAACTGATCGACAATGCCGGCTGCCCCCGCTCGTGCCGGGTCGAGCAGTACTTTAGCAAATTTTTCCCCTGCCCACGCCTCATTCGTCATATCTTGTTCCAAATTAGCCTGATAAAAGTCCGCATTGCTAATCTGGTTGCGGGCGGCATTGCTTTGCGCATGACGTACCATATCATCCACACCTTCAACCCCGACCACCTCTTTGGCAAGCTTGGCCAGCGGCAGGCTGAAGTTGCCGAGGCCACAAAACAGATCCAGCACCCGGTCTTGCGGCTGCACATCCAGCCAGCTCAGGGCCTGCTTGACCATCGCCTGGTTAACCTGCTGATTGACCTGAATAAAATGACTTGGTAAGAACGGAATCGTCACCCCGGCTTCGAGATACTCAGCCTCAGGGCCGCATATCAGGTTCAGCTCATCACTGGCCGGCATCAGATACAGGGTCAGAGCGTGCTGCTCAGCAAAGTCGCTCAGCGCAGCCATGTCGGCCTTCGCCAGTGGCGCTAGATGACGCAGCACCAGCACGCGGGTGTTGTCACCTTTTACCAGTTCAACATGACCGAGCTGATCCAGGCGGGCAAAACCACTCAACAGGGTTTTCAGCTCAGGCAGCAAAGCATTCAGGGTCGGCTCAAGCACTGCGCAGTCAGTCACAGTGACAATATTTTTGCTCTGTTTGCGGCGGAAACCAAACTGCAGCCGGGAGGATTTTTTATCCCACAGCAGGCTAAGGCGCGCACGGCGGCGGTAGCCCTGGTCATCACAACAAACCGGGGCGGAGAGTGCAAGGGTCTGACCGGCAAACTTTGCCATCAGTTGACTCAGCGCTTGCTGTTTATGTTCAATTTGCGCGCTGTGCGCCAGATGCTGTAAATCGCAGCCGCCGCATTCGCCATAGTGCGGGCAGAAAGGCTCGACCCGCTCACCACTCGGTTTCAGCACTTTAATCAGCTTGGCCCGGGCAAATTTACTTTTGCTCTCCGTGAGCTGCATCAGCACCTCTTCACCCGGCAAAGCACCGTCGATAAACACCGGCTTGTTATCCTGAAAAGCGATCCCTGCGCCCTGGTGATCCAGCTTGGTCACACTGACCGCCTGATGTTTCTGATTAAGTGTGGTCTTTTTCTTCGGTTGGAAAAAACGTGCCATGCTCTGTGCCCAAGTGTGATTTATAAGAAGGTTTTTACCCCGGAATCACTATTCTGCCCGGGGAAGATTGTCGAAGCTGCCGTACTTGAATTAAGCTAACCGCTATTCCGAAAAATCCGCCAATCATTTTTGCCGGGTATTTTCCCATATCCACACCACGATGTTTAGACAATAATGACCAGATATGGCTTACGTGCGCGCGTAATTACTCTTACTTTAGCCCCGACTCTGATAATCGGGCTGCTGCTTAGCGCATTATTCTCCTTTAACCGTTATCACGATTTGGAGACCCAGGTACAAAATGCCGGTGCCAGCATCATCGAGCCGCTGGCGATCGCCAGTGAAGAGGCGCTGAAAAACCAGAGCCGCGAATCAGTGCGCCGCATCATCAGCTATGCGCATCGCAAAAACTCTAAGTTTGTGCGCAGTATTGCCGTGTTTGATGCCCGGCATGAACTGTTTGTCACCTCCAACTTTCATCCCAATTTCGAAGCGCTGATGTATCCGAAAAATGAACCGATCCCGGTTCTGAGCAGTTCGGAAACTGGACGACAACACCCTGATCCTGCGCACGCCGATTCTGGCCGAAAGCCGCCTGGTGGAAGATTCGCTCAACGCCCAGTCCACACCAGTGCTTGGCTACATCGCGATTGAGCTCGATCTCTCCTCACTGCGTCTGCAGCAATATCAGGAAATTTTTTCCGCCTGTCTGGTGTTGATCATGGGCTTGATCCTGTCCGGAGTATTCGCGTTCCGCCTGATGCATGACGTCACCCGACCAATCACGCATATGAAAAACATGGTCGATCGTATCCGCCGCGGTCACCTCGATGTGCGGATAGAAGGCACCATGCACGGCGAACTTGATTCGCTCAAAAAAGGGATCAACGCGATGGCCGTGTCGCTGTCGGAATACCATGTCGAGATGCAACACAGTATCGACCAGGCAACGTCAGACCTGCGCGAAACCCTGGAGCAATTGGAGATCCAGAACGTCGAACTGGACATCGCTAAAAAACGTGCCCAGGAAGCGGCGCGGGTCAAGTCAGAGTTCCTGGCCAATATGTCCCATGAACTGCGTACCCCGCTCAACGGCGTGATCGGCTTTACCCGTCAGATGCTAAAAACCCAGCTCACCAATAGCCAGGCTGACTACTTGCAGACGATTGAGAAATCGGCCAACAACCTGCTGAAAATCATCAACGACATTCTCGACTTCTCCAAACTGGAAGCGGGTAAACTGGCACTGGAAAACATTCCGTTCGAGTTCCAGGAAACGCTGGAAGAAGTGGTCAACCTGCAGGCCACCAGCGCCCATGAAAAAGGGCTGGAAATCACCCTCAAAGTGGATCCGAAGATCCCGGCCGGTCTAGTCGGCGACCCGCTGCGGATCCAGCAGGTACTGACCAACCTGGTCGGTAACTCCATCAAATTTACCGAACGCGGTAATATCGATATCAGCGTCGAAATGCGCTCTCAGCGTGACGATCTGGTCGAGCTGCAGTTTATGGTGCGCGATACCGGTATCGGTATTTCCGAACGCCAGCAGGCCCAGCTGTTCCAGGCGTTCAGTCAGGCTGACGCCAGCATTTCACGTCGTTATGGCGGTACCGGTCTGGGGCTGGTCATCACCCAAAAACTGGTCAGCCAGATGGGCGGCGAGATCAGTCTCACCAGCCGCCTGCATCAAGGGTCCACTTTCTGGTTCACCCTGCGCCTGCACATCACCGATATGCCGATGAGCGACTGGCTTGATCCGCAAGTGCTGAGCACCAAACAGCTGCTGCTGGTTGAGCCCAATATGCAGGCTGCCTCGATTGTGCAGCAACAACTGGTTCAGGCCGGAGTTGCGGTGACCTACCGCTCAGCCATGCCGGAAGAATCGGATCATTTCGATTATGTCCTGCTTAACCTGTCGCCAAGCAAAGAGACCAATCTGGAACTGGTTCATCAGTGGGTACAACGCGCCACGGCGATGACGTCACACGTGATCATAGGTACACCGAGTACCGAGCTGGCGCTGGCCGATCAGCTGATGAAACAGTATCCGGTGCAATGTATCACCAAGCCGCTGTCGCGTAAGAAGCTGCTGCAGACCCTGATTGCCCATCAGCCTGCCGTGATTGAAGCCCCGCTGCCACTGCCGGTGGTGCATGAAGACAAGCTGCCGCTGACCGTGATGGCGGTCGATGATAACCCGGCCAACCTGAAACTGATCACCGCTCTGCTGCAGGAGCGGGTCGACAGTGTGGTCGCCTGTGACAATGGCCAGAGTGCGATTGATCAGGCACGCCAGCGTCATTTCGATATTATCCTGATGGACATTCAGATGCCGCACATGGACGGAGTAACAGCCTGTAAAGAGATCAAACAGATTGAACTCAACCAGGCCACACCGGTTATTGCCGTCACTGCGCATGCCATGCCTGGTGAGCGTGATCGCCTGCTCAAAGCCGGTATGGACGACTACCTGACCAAACCGATTGAGGAGCATATTCTGCAGCAGGTTTCTGGTGCACTGGAGCCCGGATTCCCTGTTGCAAAACGTACATAAGCTCGATTTGCCGGATCCGACGGCGTTTGAACAGGCGACTCAGCCGGCCGCAGGCGAAGCGCAGCACAATAACATCATTGTCGACTGGCAGGCCGCACTCAAACAGGCCGCGAACAAAGAAGATCTGGCGCGTGAGATGTTAGGCATGCTGGTTGACTCAATTCCGGAAGTCAACCAGGTGATCGATATGGCGTTGCAGGATGACGAGTACCCGATTGCCGACCTGCTGCATCATGTGCACAAACTGCACGGCAGCTGCTCTTACAGTGGCGTACCGCGCCTCAAGAAAGTGTGTGCGACACTGGAGCAGACTCTGCGCTCCGGGGCCGGCATCAGTGACGTCGAACCCGAGCTGTTCGAGTTGCAGGACGAGATGGAAAAAGTGACTGTCACCGCCCAGCCTTATCTGCAGCAGGGCTGACAAACCAAAAGAGGTGCCAAAGGCACCTCTTTTTTAGTCTCCGCTCAGCAGCGTTCAGATCAGGATTCAAGAATAACGGTCGCAACCGCGTAGTGACGCTCATCAGAAATCGACAGATGGAGCGCGGTGACGCCTGCACCCGCTGCCAGCTCGGCGGCTTTACCCTGCAGGCTCAGCACCGGTTTACCCAGCGCATCATTACTGATGATGAAATCCTGGAAACTGACCCCGCCGGCAATCCCGGTTCCGAGCGCTTTCGATGCAGCTTCTTTGGCAGCAAAACGCTTAGCAAGAAAACGGCCCTGCTGTTTGCGCGCCGCGAATAATTCCAGCTCCTGCGGCGTCAGAATGCGCGCCGCAAATGCCGCCCCGCTGCGGGCCAGCACCTGCTCGATGCGCGCAATTTCCGCTATATCCGTTCCTAAACCGACAATCATAATCCGTCCGGAAATTAACGACGCGCAGCTTCCATCACGGCTTTCATATCCGCGACAGCTTTTGCCAGGCCATCAAACACCGCACGCCCGATGATCGAGTGGCCGATGTTGAGTTCATAAATTGCCGGAATGGCAGCGATCGCGGCGACGTTGTGGTAAGTCAGGCCGTGACCGGCATTCACCGTGATACCCTGATCGGCTGCATAGCTTGCGGCAGCTGCGATTTTCTTCAGTTCGCTCTGCTGCTCAGCTTCGTTTTGTGCATCGGCATAATGGCCGGTGTGCAGCTCGATAAACGGCGCACCACACGCCTTGGCAGCATCAATCTGTTCGCGATCAGCATCGATAAACAGCGATACTTTGATCCCGGCCTGGCTCAGCTTGTGAGTCGCTGCTTTGACTTTTTCCAGCTGACCCACCACGTTCAGGCCACCTTCAGTGGTCAGCTCTTCCCGCTTCTCCGGCACCAGACAGACAAACTCCGGCTGGGTTTGCAGCGCAATCTCAACCATTTCATCCGTGACTGCCATCTCCAGGTTCATACGGGTCTGAATCGTTTCACGCAGAATGCGCACATCACGGTCAAGGATATGGCGACGATCTTCTCGCAGGTGAATGGTGATGCCATCCGCGCCGGCGCGTTTCTGCGATCTCAGCGGCATGGACAGGATCCGGGTACTTGGTGCCGCGCGCGTTACGTAAAGTGGCGACGTGGTCGATATTCACACCTAAAAGAATTGAGCTCATTTTCCTATACTCCGTGCTCTGGGTTGAAGGACTTGCCGAAACAACTCCCGGCTTTTTAAAGGTTTGCCGCCAAGATACGGCTTTAAGGCAATGCGTGTAAAGCGTTTTGCCGCCTGCAGCTGCTCTTTGGTGGTAAAGCGCCGCTCACTGATGGCAATCAGCTCATTACCGGCAAAAGTCAGATTATCGCGCCGCACTGAAGCAATAAAGCCTTTTTGCTCGCGATAACGATACGTCATATCAGGGTCGACCGGCTCACCGCTGCCGGCACAATGGAGAAAATCGACGCCGTAGCCCATATTGGACAGCAGCGCGAGTTCAAAGCGGCGCAGCGCCGGCTCCGGGTTATCACTCTGCGCCAGTTCGGTCAGGACCAGCAGATAGTCATGGAATAAACCAGGAAACGGTACTTCCGGTGCCAGCACGCGGCCAATCAGCTCGTTGACATACATCGCAGAGTAGAGATGAATGCCGTGCAAAGGCAGGCCCAGACTGATGGCTTCTGCCTGGCGCAGCGTTTTCATCGAGCTGTTGCCGGACCATTTCAGCAGTAAGGGAGTAAACGGCTGCAGCGCGCCTTTAAGATTCGAACGTTTACTGCGCGCGCCTTTGGCGATCAGGGTCAGGCGGCCATATTCTTCGCTGAACACATCCAGAATCAGGCTCGACTCACTGTAAGGACGTCGGTGAAGGACAAAACAGCGTTGTAAACCCTCTGACATTGGTGGTCAACCCTCTGAAATCGCGAACAGATGCGCGGGAGCTTATGAATAAGACAGGATAAGAGCACACTAGCTCCCAAAGGAGCCAGTGCAGAAACCATTACAGGTCGTCGATGTAACCGAGTGAACGCAGTGCACGTTCATCGTCGGCCCAACCGGATTTCACTTTCACCCAGGTTTCCAGATACACCTTACGTCCGAACAGCTCCTCCATATCGAGGCGGGCTTCACGGCCGATGGTTTTGATCTTTTCACCCTTGTTACCAATCACCATTTTCTTCTGGCCGATACGTTCGACCAGGATCAGGGCGTTGATATGGAAACCGTCGTTGTCCGGGTTGTAATCGAAACGTTCGATTTCCACCGTGACCGAATAAGGCAGTTCGTCACCGGTAAAACGCATCAGTTTCTCACGAATGATCTCTGACGCCATGAAACGCTGTGAACGGTCCGTCACATACTCTTCCGGAAAGTGGTGCACCGCTTTTGGCAGATGCGCGCGCACATGTTTACGCAGCACATCAATGTTTTTGCTGTGCTTGGCCGAAATCGGCACCACATCAACAAAATCCATCAGCTTTGACAGCTCCTGCATGTGCAGCATCACGTCATTACGGTCTTTAACGTTGTCGACTTTGTTGACACACAGCACCACCGGGAAATTCGCATTTCTCAGCTTGGTCAGTACCATTTCGTCATCATCAGTCCAGTGCGTCCCTTCCACCACGAACAGTACCAGGTTCACGTCACTCAGTGAGCTGCTGGCAGCACGGTTCATCAGGCGGTTGATGGCGCGTTTCTCTTCGATGTGCAGCCCCGGCGTATCGACGAAAATCGCCTGGTAATCGCCTTCCGTCTCGACACCCATGATACGGTGACGCGTAGTCTGCGGCTTACGCGAGGTGATTGAAATCTTCTGACCCAGCAGGTTATTCAGCAGGGTCGATTTACCCACGTTCGGGCGGCCAACGATGGCGATAAAACCACAGTGTTGGTTGTCTGGTGAACTGGTTGGCTCACCGCTCGATGCGAAGAACGCATCAATATCAAATTCTTGCTCAGCCATTGCTTAATTGCTCTAGTGCCGTTTCCGCAGCCGCTTGTTCTGCCTTGCGGCGGCTGGTTCCTTTACCGATCACAGGCTGTCCGATGCCTGCTACGTCACACGCCACAGTAAACTCCTGATTGTGTGCTTCACCTTTAATATTAGTCACTGTGTAGACAGGCAGCGGTTTTCTTCTGCCCTGCAGGAACTCTTGCAGGCGCGTTTTCGGGTCTTTCTGGGAAACACCCGGTTTGATCGCATCCAAGCGGGACTGATACCAGCTCAGCACAATACCGCGCACAACTTCGATATCACTATCGAGGTAAATCGCGCCTATGATGGCTTCCACGGCATCGGCCAGAATTGAATCACGACGGAAACCGCCACTCTTCAACTCGCCTGGACCTAATTTTAAGTAATCTCCTAAGTCGAATTCACGACCCAGTTCTGCCAGCGTATTACCACGCACCAGAGTGGCACGCATACGGCTCATGTCGCCTTCGTTTACTTTCGGGAAACGATGGTAAAGATCGTCAGCAATGACAAAACTTAAAATTGAATCGCCCAGAAACTCAAGACGTTCATTATGTTTACCGTTGGCGCTGCGGTGAGTCAGCGCCAGGGCGATAAACTCGGGATCATTAAACTGATACCCGAGCTTAGTTTCTAATCTGCTAATTGGAGAATTCATGCTCTCTCGATGTGTTGTGGCCGGCATGCGCCGACCTAGTTAATGCCACCGATGCGATTGAAACGCACACCGGTTGGGATCCACGCTGGTAATACACTGTCAGCTGAGCGTTCAAACTCAAAACTGATCCAGATTGCCACCGCTTTACCGACTAAGTTCTGCTCTGGCACAAAGCCCCAGTAACGGCTGTCAGCACTGTTGTCGCGGTTATCACCCATGACAAAATAGTGCCCCTGCGGAACCACCCACTCATTCACGCCGTGACGCGGTTCATACTCGTTGACGTTGTCAATGCGCAGCGGATTAATCAGAATGCTGTGCTGCACCTCACCTAACTGCTCGTCGAGCTTGATCAGCGGTACATTATTCTGAATAAATTCACTTTCCACCACGTTAGACAGTTTGACCGGCTTACATTGCGACTGCCCCTGCGGCTGGATACACACCTCTTTGGTACTGCTGTAACGCACCGTATCTCCCGGCATACCAACCACACGCTTGATGTAATCGATGCTCGGATTTTTCGGATATTTAAATACCACCACATCGCCACGTTGCGGCTTACCGGTTTCCAGCAGCTGAGTGCGCCATACCGGATCTTTCAGGCCGTAAGCGTACTTCTCCACCAGGATAAAATCGCCGACCAGCAGGGTTGGCATCATAGAAACCGGACGGGATCTGAAACGGTTCAAAAATAAATGAGCGCAACACCAGGACAAAAGCGATAACCGGGAAGATAGAAACCGAGTTTTCTACCCACCATGGCTGGGGATTGATTTTGGCAGTCAGACTGGCATCAATACCATTGGTTTCACTTTGCAGCTGCGCCATTTTCGCGTGCCGTTTCTTCGCCCATACCCACTTCTCCAGTGCCCAGATGACACCGGTCACAAGCGTGACGATGACCAGAATGAGTGAAAATGTATTCGCCATTGACTTCCCTTATCTAAAAAATACGAAAGTGAAAGAGCCGGGACCCTTTCACTTGAGAGTTAATGCAATCTACCAGACATTACCTGACGAGGTTTAGTCTTTGCCAACGTGCAGAATGGCCAGGAACGCTTCTTGCGGCAGCTCAACGTTACCGATTTGCTTCATGCGTTTCTTACCTTCTTTCTGTTTCTTCAACAGCTTCTTCTTACGACTCACGTCACCACCGTAACACTTCGCCAGTACGTTCTTACGCAGCTGTTTCACGGTTGAACGGGCGATGATGTGGTTACCGATAGCGGCCTGAATCGCGATATCAAACATCTGGCGCGGAATGAACTCTTTCATCTTCTCAACCAGCAGACGACCACGGGTCTGGGACTGCTCTTTGTGAGTGATGATCGCCAGCGCATCCACTTTGTCGCCGTTAAGCAGCACGTCAACCCGCACCATGCTTGACGCTTCAAAGCGCTGGAAGCCGTAATCCAGAGACGCATAACCACGCGAAGTCGATTTCAGACGGTCGAAGAAATCCAGTACCACTTCTGCCATAGGCACATCGTAAGTCAGGGCGACCTGATTACCGTGATACACCATGTCGACCTGTGTACCGCGTTTTTCCACACACAGGGTAATCACGTTACCCAGGTACTCGGTCGGTACCAGGATGTTACAACGGGCAATCGGCTCACGAATTTCTTCGATGTCATTGATAGCAGGCAGTTTAGCCGGGCTGTCAACGTACATGATTTCGTTGTCGGTTTTCAGCACTTCATACACTACCGTCGGTGCGGTGGTGATCAGATCCAGATCGTACTCGCGCTCAAGACGCTCTTGGATGATCTCCATGTGCAGCATACCAAGGAAGCCACAACGGAAACCAAAGCCCAGTGCCGCAGACGTTTCTGGCTCGTAGAACAGTGACGCGTCATTCAGGCTTAGTTTGCCCAGCGCATCACGAAATGCTTCGTAATCATCAGAAGATACCGGGAACAGACCCGCGTAAACCTGAGGTTTTACTTTCTTAAAGCCTGGCAGGGCTTTTTCACAGCCGTTTTTGGCCAGTGTCAGCGTATCACCCACCGGCGCGCCGAGGATGTCTTTGATACCACACACCACCCAGCCCACTTCACCGGTTTCCAGTTCAGTGGTGTCGACTTGTTTCGGAGTAAAGATACCCAGACGGTCAACACCCCATACCTGGCCGGTACTCATCACTTTGATTTTGTCGTTTTTCTTCAGCTTGCCGTTTTTAATCCGGACCAGAGAAACCACACCCAGATAGTTATCGAACCAGGAGTCAATAATCAAAGCTTGCAGTGGTGCATCCGGGTCGCCGACCGGCGCCGGAATATCAGAGACGATTTTCTCCAGCACATCGTCAACGCCGAGGCCGGTTTTCGCCGAACAGCGCACGGCATCGATAGCATCGATACCGACGATGTCTTCAATCTCTTCTGCTACACGCTCAGGCTCTGCCGCCGGCAGGTCGATTTTGTTCAGGATTGGCACAACTTCCAGATCCATCTCAATCGCGGTGTAACAGTTAGCCAGAGTCTGGGCTTCTACACCCTGACCGGCATCGACCACCAGCAGCGCACCTTCACAGGCGGCCAGTGAACGCGATACTTCATACGAGAAGTCAACGTGTCCCGGGGTGTCGATAAAGTTCAGTTGATAGGTTTCGCCATCTTTTGCTTTGTAGTCGAGAGTCACACTCTGCGCTTTGATGGTGATGCCACGCTCACGTTCAAGGTCCATGGAATCCAGAACTTGTTCGGCCATTTCACGGTCGGTTAATCCACCACATACTTGGATCAAACGGTCAGACAGGGTCGATTTGCCATGGTCAATGTGGGCGATAATCGAAAAGTTACGAATGTGCTTCATAGGTTTGGGATGACTAAACTCTTTGCAAATTAGGACATAAGAAATACCGCAGCTGGCGGCATTTCATTCAAGTTGGCCGATTCTACCCAATTTCGTTGGGGTTCGCATCATAAATTGGGATGAGATGAACGCGAGCCTGGCAGGCTAAGTCAGGTCTGGGTACAGGCTCACCCCAAGTTAAGCCCACCAAAGTGATAC is drawn from Vibrio sp. CDRSL-10 TSBA and contains these coding sequences:
- the rlmD gene encoding 23S rRNA (uracil(1939)-C(5))-methyltransferase RlmD, whose translation is MARFFQPKKKTTLNQKHQAVSVTKLDHQGAGIAFQDNKPVFIDGALPGEEVLMQLTESKSKFARAKLIKVLKPSGERVEPFCPHYGECGGCDLQHLAHSAQIEHKQQALSQLMAKFAGQTLALSAPVCCDDQGYRRRARLSLLWDKKSSRLQFGFRRKQSKNIVTVTDCAVLEPTLNALLPELKTLLSGFARLDQLGHVELVKGDNTRVLVLRHLAPLAKADMAALSDFAEQHALTLYLMPASDELNLICGPEAEYLEAGVTIPFLPSHFIQVNQQVNQAMVKQALSWLDVQPQDRVLDLFCGLGNFSLPLAKLAKEVVGVEGVDDMVRHAQSNAARNQISNADFYQANLEQDMTNEAWAGEKFAKVLLDPARAGAAGIVDQLARLGAQRVVYVSCNPATLARDSQSLLSQGYQLVKLGMLDMFPHTSHLESMALFVKNR
- the recO gene encoding DNA repair protein RecO; protein product: MSEGLQRCFVLHRRPYSESSLILDVFSEEYGRLTLIAKGARSKRSNLKGALQPFTPLLLKWSGNSSMKTLRQAEAISLGLPLHGIHLYSAMYVNELIGRVLAPEVPFPGLFHDYLLVLTELAQSDNPEPALRRFELALLSNMGYGVDFLHCAGSGEPVDPDMTYRYREQKGFIASVRRDNLTFAGNELIAISERRFTTKEQLQAAKRFTRIALKPYLGGKPLKSRELFRQVLQPRARSIGK
- the lepA gene encoding translation elongation factor 4, translating into MKHIRNFSIIAHIDHGKSTLSDRLIQVCGGLTDREMAEQVLDSMDLERERGITIKAQSVTLDYKAKDGETYQLNFIDTPGHVDFSYEVSRSLAACEGALLVVDAGQGVEAQTLANCYTAIEMDLEVVPILNKIDLPAAEPERVAEEIEDIVGIDAIDAVRCSAKTGLGVDDVLEKIVSDIPAPVGDPDAPLQALIIDSWFDNYLGVVSLVRIKNGKLKKNDKIKVMSTGQVWGVDRLGIFTPKQVDTTELETGEVGWVVCGIKDILGAPVGDTLTLAKNGCEKALPGFKKVKPQVYAGLFPVSSDDYEAFRDALGKLSLNDASLFYEPETSAALGFGFRCGFLGMLHMEIIQERLEREYDLDLITTAPTVVYEVLKTDNEIMYVDSPAKLPAINDIEEIREPIARCNILVPTEYLGNVITLCVEKRGTQVDMVYHGNQVALTYDVPMAEVVLDFFDRLKSTSRGYASLDYGFQRFEASSMVRVDVLLNGDKVDALAIITHKEQSQTRGRLLVEKMKEFIPRQMFDIAIQAAIGNHIIARSTVKQLRKNVLAKCYGGDVSRKKKLLKKQKEGKKRMKQIGNVELPQEAFLAILHVGKD
- the acpS gene encoding holo-ACP synthase yields the protein MMIVGLGTDIAEIARIEQVLARSGAAFAARILTPQELELFAARKQQGRFLAKRFAAKEAASKALGTGIAGGVSFQDFIISNDALGKPVLSLQGKAAELAAGAGVTALHLSISDERHYAVATVILES
- the era gene encoding GTPase Era, whose product is MAEQEFDIDAFFASSGEPTSSPDNQHCGFIAIVGRPNVGKSTLLNNLLGQKISITSRKPQTTRHRIMGVETEGDYQAIFVDTPGLHIEEKRAINRLMNRAASSSLSDVNLVLFVVEGTHWTDDDEMVLTKLRNANFPVVLCVNKVDNVKDRNDVMLHMQELSKLMDFVDVVPISAKHSKNIDVLRKHVRAHLPKAVHHFPEEYVTDRSQRFMASEIIREKLMRFTGDELPYSVTVEIERFDYNPDNDGFHINALILVERIGQKKMVIGNKGEKIKTIGREARLDMEELFGRKVYLETWVKVKSGWADDERALRSLGYIDDL
- the rnc gene encoding ribonuclease III; the encoded protein is MNSPISRLETKLGYQFNDPEFIALALTHRSANGKHNERLEFLGDSILSFVIADDLYHRFPKVNEGDMSRMRATLVRGNTLAELGREFDLGDYLKLGPGELKSGGFRRDSILADAVEAIIGAIYLDSDIEVVRGIVLSWYQSRLDAIKPGVSQKDPKTRLQEFLQGRRKPLPVYTVTNIKGEAHNQEFTVACDVAGIGQPVIGKGTSRRKAEQAAAETALEQLSNG